The Ptiloglossa arizonensis isolate GNS036 chromosome 2, iyPtiAriz1_principal, whole genome shotgun sequence sequence aaccatactccgctgcacgactgtattatatttatctcaaAATAAatgtcctatttacattttctcttatgCTCGATAATTCTATAATCCCACAGTATTCTATTTTTACGTTCTTTTGCAGCTTGATGGTATTAGAACGTTAATGGATATCGATCGGGGACGATACACGGTGCCCTCGAAATTAGTATCGTATTCTATCTTTACGTTCGAGAAGAAATAAAAGTCACGGACGGGTCTAGACGATTTAAATCTCGACGCCGACCGAGCTTCGTGTTTGTTTTGCGTTTGAGAAATTACACGAAGaaacaatttctcgattaccCGTGTGCACGACAACGCCGAACGACAAAAGAATCCCCGCGATCGTTGAACATGGAATCTTAACTCGAATCTTTCAAAGTTTCGAATGTAAATATCGGGTAGAGGAAACTTCACAAAAATCAGATACGAATAATACACTCGAGATCGAGCAGTTTGATCAGTTTTCCGATAAGAGAAACAATCGTACGGTCGATTCCCCCGGAGAATTTCCCCGGTGACACGGCGTCGTGCTCACCGCGCATGTGTGTCACGGGCGATACGTTACCACCGGTGGGGGGCAAACAAATCGTTATCGGAACGTTGCTTCTCACGATTCCGTGGGGAACGAATTAGCGAGGTACGCGATACGCGTAGCGCTCcgagtgaaagaagaaacgtttaaaagagaaaaaggaaacaaaattcGAAAGCTCCAATTAACCGGGCGTCGATCTATTACTTTCGCTCTCCCATTGTTTCTAACGCCGGGCACGAGGAAAAACATTGTCGTTAACGACCGTGGGCCCTGTATTCGTGGCTCTCTCTCCCCGTCCGCAACCCTTTCTCTCTGCTTTGCATCATTACGGAAGATTGATGTAGTAACGGTATACGGTTGTTCATCTCGCGGTTAAAGTGTCTCGTCTTTTTTCGCGGCCGATATTCCTCGAAAGCCGGCCGCGCGGCGAGTCGAGCGGGCCCTAATGGCCAACAGACGACtacaaagagaaatttttcgataacGCCGTCGGCCTGCCGCTCGGCTGAAATTTGTATCGTCGCCGGCCAATCTGCCACGCGGTGGTTTCGAAGGCCCGCGTACGCTATTTCCACGCCGATGTATGGCCCTTCTTAGCGGCGTACGGCGACAACGCGTAAACCTCCTTGCCGCGGGATAAATCCTCCTTACCGTGAAACTTTCCACCCAGCCATCATTTAGGCGGGATCACGCCGGGCCCTTCTTCCGCGTCGTAATTTCTTTGCGCCGAACCACCGCGCGTGTAAACGCGCCGTTGGATTCCCTCGTGGTTTACCATCGGGCCCACCGAACGCACCGAGAGCGATGGAAATTTTTGCCAAACGTGCCCCTGGGAACCAACGACGATACGGTACCGATCGTTCAACGCCGACGAGACACGTTTTCGAGCTATCGTTGGAAAATCACGGCTTCCACGAGCGAAATTTCGAATTTGGATTATATTTTtcgtcgatgtttcgcgaacggaacggaTTCCGAGGAAATACGTTCGTTGACCGATAATCGAAACGTGCAACCGAGGACGGTGCACTGTGGACTCGCCCAAGGAGCGTGTAATCCTCGAGTGGCTCCGACCGAGTAATTTACGCTCTTGTATTTCAGATTTAAAATAGTTTAATCGCGCGCCCGCCCCTCtcggaattaattaaattttacacgccGTTTAGCGAGATACCCGTCGTCCGTAATACGAGACGTATATCATAGACCACTTCGGATTTCAGCGCTGCCCGTAAATTAGATAAGAACGGTGTTAACGATCCGGGAAGAAGGGCGGGGAAAATTGTCACGAATGATCGCAGAACTAACGACGGGATCAATTAGATCGCGCCTAAGATAAGATTCAAATTTTACGCGACACCTAGACCGTTTAAAAAGATGTCCCGCGTTGTACGAGGCGAGACCCGTATCGATTTGTGTTTCTTTCTGCCAACTTTTACGGTGATTTCGCGCTCTTTGCTTCCAGCTCGTTAACATCGTTCCTATCTAAATTAGTCGTATCTGAGTTCGTATCTAATCCGAGGTAAACGTCCGAGCGCGCGTAGTTATCGCGAAGCGGGTAAAGTGCTGCGCTTGCAGgtgtaataaatttttccaaacgGTTGCGTCTCGTTTCGGAGCATGTTTCGTCTTCGTCGAGACGTTAAATTCCAAGATTTCCGTGAGAACGCGTCGCGAGTCGTTCAACGGAAAGTACGGATTTACGGTGCGTTTGGTTCTTTCGGAAGAGAAAAACTCTCGACTTTGTAATTAATACCAAAGACGCCGCTCTGGTGATTTCAACGCGTGGTTAAACACCGTGTTCGTATCGAGAGAGCCGAAGATACTTCGTTCGACtgcgttcttcgtttttccgtgtaATCGCGAGGCAATTTTGTTCGCGTTTCCGTTCCAAGAAGGTCGTGGAAAGCTGAACGGAAGAAAAACCCTGGCCCCATGACTCACCGTGTTTGATTCTCACGCGTAAAGGCTGACGCGCGGTTAAACGAGCGTCGTTTCCATCGTTtccatcgtcgtcgtcctcgtcgtcgtcgtcgtcgtcgtcgtcgtcgtcgttcgtcctcggcgatatttttgtcgacgcgGACCAGGATTTAAGGGGCAAGCAGGCGCAGAAAGCGCGCGAGCGTGTAATGGTGATTGAATGCGGCTAATGGTCGTCCCGTACGGGACTCAGGGCCCTCCGAGATATACGTTATGACTCGGGCATAACATTTACCGGGTGGTAAACAGCCGTGCATAAACTCCAATGGTCCAGGAGCAAGCCCCTCGCGGAAGAAAACCGCGAGAATGCCACGGTCGCTGATCCAATTCCATCTTTTGCTCGTATTTATAGCAGTCGAGGACTGTACATACGGACGAATCGGTTACGGGCACCGATACGAAAACGAATTTATCGTTCACCGTGGAGACTGCCTCGCGTTTTAGACGTCTCGATTCAccgagcaacgctcgagaatcgtcgaattaatttttctaatttctgcATCTTCGATGCACCCGGTGCAATTTCTGAACCCCGAGTCCCGCGGATCGAAGTTACGACTCCGTCGGGATTATTTTATTCTCAAGAGcgaaattatcgagtatcttAAGCGTCGTGATTTACGGAGCGCGAGTGTTCGTTGCGCTACGCGCAATTCCAACGCGTTGGAAACCCACGGTTCCGAACTGTACGTCGAGATAATTTCCTCGGCTACCACCGAGTCGAGCGTTTCACGCGTCGTTCAAATTTCTATCTACGCGTCTCCGGTGCACCCTTCCGCGCGTTACAAACCCACAATACCGTAGCACGGATCCGAGTTTCCCCGCTCCTCTCGACCGGTCGCGTCACGAAGTTACCACCCACGAATAATCGTTGCTCCGATTAGTCTTCGCGACTCGTGAATCACAAAGAAGACGTCAAAATCCCACCCAATTTGTTATCGGCCGTCCTCTCCGTTCACGGTTCGCGGCGGTAGGCGCGCGTGTTGCGCCGCGGATGCGACGCGGACGCGTtgcatcgcgtcgcgtcgcgtcgcgctttTAAATCGCGAGGGCTGTCGCGCGGGCCCCGCCACGGCGACAAACTTCTCCGGACGACACACCGCCGTGACAAATCGTTCTAAGCAGCGTGACGCCGTAAATCAAAGCCTCGCCACTCGAAACGGTTCTCCGCTGCGCGTAAAGAAAGGATccagaacgagagagaacgggCTCGGTGCGGGACCGAGAAAACGATTCGTGGAACGTCGTGGTGAACGcggaacaagagagagagagagagaaaaggacaGAGAGGGTGAAAGGGGATACAGCTACGCCGTTCGCGAGCCCATAGCTAAACCACGATTAAATCGTAGTCGATAAAGCGTCGGTAGGGCATTAATAATAATTAGGCACGGCGCGGCTCGAAATTAGCGGCCAGCGTCGGTTGCCTAGATAATAAACTTGCCAATGAGCCCCGGGATTGCCGACgctaataaattaaagaatagCGTAAGCGCGCGAGAATCCAGGAATTATCACCGGGATTAATTGGGGAGCGTCGTAAACTCGGTCGCAACGGAAAGAATGATAATTGAATGCGGCTCGCTCCGGAAAAGAACGTTTTACGAGCCGGTTAAGTGCTCTCGAGGATGTTCCGGCCTCTCTGTGCGCGCGGCTTCCGTCTCGTTCGTATTCTCCGAGATTAGCCCCCCAACCCTACCCCTCAACCGACGAAGCGAACGAAACAACCGGGGAGGGACGGCAACGGTTGCGGAGGAACCGATGCAACGCgacgatgaaattttaataatatcgaaACTCGATCAACGAATACCGGGAGGCTTCGATTCTTGCACGTGCTCTCCTTTGAGACGAAGTTCGTCGCTCTATCCGCGGTAATATGTGCAATTTCATCtcaagagggaaagagagaaagagaaagggagaTATTTGTACGATAAACGCATTAGGGTGTTAAAGGGGCATCAAGGAATACCGGGAGGCTTCGATTCTTGCACGTGCTCTCCTTTGAGACGAAGCTCGTCGCTCTATCCGCGGTAATATGTGCAATTTCATCtcaagagggaaagagagaaagagaaaggaagatattcGTACGATAAACGCGTTCGGGCGTTAAAGGGGGGATCTCTCTGGGCCCGATAAAACGCACCGGGGGAGTCCCCTTCGGTGAGCGGAAAATAATTAtgccgcgcgcgcgcgagtgaaCTCGCGCACTCGCGCACTCGCGTACTCGTTCGGTCCGCGATAATCGTATGCGCGAGAGCGCGGAACCCCGCGCGTGGGTGGATTCGCTAAATTTCAATCTGCTTGGTTCGCCAGGACTGGCGTCATCCGAATCGTCATGGTGCGACGGGGCCCGTGACGTCGCGACGCGTGTGGTCCCCCTTTCGGTTTATTAAGTCCACCCTCGACCGAGGGGGGCCCCCGGGCGCCAGGATCGCCCGGTATAAAGAACGTTGAGAGGCTCGGTGAAACgggattaatatattaataaaattaccgTGCCCCGTCCCCCCTCAACGCACACCCTACCCCCACCTAACCCCCCAATGTTCCGACGCGCGTGGTTTTGTACCCGTTCGGGCGTACAGCGTCGCCCGTAAATCACACCGGCAGCGTTTTGTTGTTCCTCGCGACGTTGGAACGATGTTGTCGTTAATTCGAAACGGAACCGCGAATTCTCCCCGCGCGATTCGCCTCGTAACTTTCGTGGAAGCGTTAACACCGACGCGGGaattcgttcctttttcgtttttcgatgATCAACGCGCGACCGGAGAGAAGTTTCCGAGCTACGAGCGCAACGAATTCGTGTTACAGCTCGGTGTCGTCCCGTGACGTCGATTCGAAGAGACGAAACGACGAACACCGAACGAAGAATCAATATTCCACGAGCGTGGTTCGCTTCGTGTTCGATCGTATGTACGGGCGAACGGGCTTTCGTATTGGGAAGAGGTTGATAAAGGTCTGGGTCAAGGTGAATCGATCTATCGATTTTCAGCTGCGTCGGACGCGTAGGTGGAAAAGTATTCTCGATAACGGAGAATCTACGGAAACGTGTCATAAAATACACTCCATTGACGAAACAACGAACGTTAGCGTATACTCGATCGAGTGCAGTCTCTATTCGATCGTATCGGATGCATAGAGATTTTCTCGTTGGAACGGTGCACGAGCGATAATCGGTGTCGATTTCAAAGGTAGGGAGAAATTTCCGTGTAAAGTCGTAACACAGTAACGGATTTTCCAACGTCGAAGGAGCACTCGGACGTGCAACAAGAACGATGACGGGTGTAAGGCGATCGATTAAGTACGGTGCGAAAGAAGCTCGAACGGAACCGAAGCGGTCGCGTTGATCGTCGAGGAGCTAACCGGCGGGACTAAACACGCGAATCCCGCAAACTCATCCTATCGTATCGCTGTCTCTCCCCGTGCAACCTGTATGAAAACAACTTTGCCACGATTTACATCGCGCGTCGCCGATCGCCGATCGCCgttaatttccattttttccCCCTCTCATCCACGGATACGGTGTCCCTCGTCAACGTTACGAAGCTgaaacgtttctctctctctctctttccctctatcTCTGGaaggctcgagaaattctgaacGGTGTTCcggttcgacgaaagaaaatccCAAAATTACCAGTTCCGGGCGCGGATCGGTTTACGGTATCGTCGGTGGGGGCCCGTGAGGATCTCCGGGGGGAGACGAATCATCGGGGGGGATCGATTCGTCGGTAGATTTTCGAAGATAGCGCGGCCCATGCGCGTCCAGGGGTCTCCGGGTGGGGAGAGATTGACCCGTGACCCGAGAGTTATGACGCGAGTCTGATTCCTGAAATGCTCGCGCACACCCTGTAATCACGTGGCGGGGTCCGGGGCCCCCGCCCGTGCACGCCACACTGGATATCTATAATTTAAATCTCGCTCGGCCGTAAGTGGCAGGAAATCATTGTAATTAATATGGCGTACATCGACGCGCGGTCGTGTAGGTGCGCGCGAGCGTTACCATCCACGCGCATCCACCCCTCCCCGTCCCCAGCCCTCTTACCCCGTAGACCCAGGGTCCACGAGCCTTGGAACGGGAGAGGTGCCTCGTTGTTGCGTTAAGAGGATGTAAGCCGAGCGCGCGCGGATACGGAAGCTTAGCGACGGTGGCCCCCGCGCCTGGAATCGGTTTACCGCCGTCTGGTTACAGTTACCGGGGGACCGACACGATCGGGGCCCCGATTTTGTGCGATTCGCGGCCGGGATATTTAAGAAGAATTGCTCGTCCGATCGTAAACCGGTCCGGGGAATCCAGATTAATGCCCCCCCTCGGTCGCGGACCAGAAATTTTCCGCGTTGATATTTATGGCTCTAACGAAGAGGACGGGGGCCCTTCCTTTTTGCGCGTCGGTTACCCGTTTCCTTCGCGGGATTTATTCCCGGTCTCGGAGACGCGGAGGAATCGCTCGCGTCGGATTTTCGCACGGCGAATCAGACAATGGATCGTTAATAAAGCGTGGTTATGGTTATTCGCGAAACGGTAATTATCGAGCCCTGGTGtgcgaaaatcgaacgaaatagaAATTCCAGTAAAGACGGTTCGATGCCCGGGACCGGGAGAACGCGACAGTCCTAACTCGCGACCTACGCGTTGCGAGTCAATACCCTTTGAACCGAGCACCCTCGTTTATCGTACCGTGTACCTGCTTCTACGTTTTCAATCGAACGCAGTACGACTTCGGTACTGTTACTTTTACCGCTGGAACTGCATTATTCTCGCAAGACGAAAAGTAAGTATCGTAGAAATGGAACGCGCGAAGCGTAGTTTGTCGAAAGACCTAGGTTTTTAAAGGTACACCGCGGCGAAGCTGAACAGCTCGGTAATCTCCACTCGCCCCGGGGCACGGCGATCCTCTGTGCTCTCCGAGAGAGAGCCGAGGTATCTAGGAAGCCTACGGGATTCTTTATCCTTCGTCTTCGTCCCGAAGTGTCACCCGTGTCCGTGGAGTTTTTAGAGCGACATACGTCGGCGAGTCCCCGGCCGCTCGCATGCGTCGTGTAACGGCAAACATGACTCGAAGAAATGTTTCAATCATCCGGACAAATGTCACTCGGTGGCCGCCGATCTTGATAAGCGATCTCGTCCCGCCGGCGATATTTTGCCCGGGACAAGAAATTGTTACTAGGTAGCACGAAGTTACCACGTGGCAGCGGCTCGCGTCAACGCGCGACAGCTCCCCATGAATTATTCACGAGGAATTTGCAGCGCTCGACGTCAATGTTGCtgtcatttctttgttcgtatcaatTTCTGGCCGATCTCTGCCCGACCGTGACGTCGTTGGAACGTTGTACACGTGGTACGTGTAACGTCGAGCCGCTTCCCCGATAAGACCACGATCACGCGAAAATCGCGAGTCTAGTTGCACGCGCGTTATCGCGTATCCGAACGAGACCCGCGCGAGTGACGCGCGACGTCAAAACGCGACGATCCTATCTACTCGGGGGGCCCGCAGAATCGGATATTACGCCGAGACGATCGACTTCGCGTTGACCTTGCGGTACGAGGATCGTGTTTCAATATTGGACTCACTCCGGAGGACGGGACCCAGTGGACGGTTCGAGGATCGATGTACGATCGGTATCGACTCCGGATAGACGTTTCCTAACGACCGAGAGAATAGATCTCTGGGGTCGTGGAAAGCTCTCGGGAACGACAGAATGGTAGGTACCGCTTTCATTTAGTATTTGGGTTGGAATACCTTCAAAAATGGACTTTGGTGTAGATTGAAATATCTGGGTTTCGATCGATGTAGATGTACGATCGGTATCAGCTCCGGACAAACGTTTCGAGAGAGAGTAGATCTCTGGGGTCGTGGAAAGCTTTCGGGAACGACAGAATGGTAGGTACCGCTTTCACTCGGTATCTAGGTCGAAGTACCTTCAAAAATGGACTGTGGTGTAGAATGAAAGATTAGGGTTTCGATCGGTATCAGCTTCGGACAGATTTCCAAGGACATGGAAAGCTCTCGAGAACGATAAAATGGTAGGTACCGCTTTCACTCGGTATCTAGATTGGAGTACCTTCAAAAATGGACTTTGTTGAGTAATAAAAGATCTGTGTTTCGATCGATATAGGTGTACGATCGATATCAGTTTCGTGAATAGAGACAGATGTTTTCTAACGACCGAGAGTATAGATTTCAATGGTTGTGGAATAGAATGGTACCCACTTTCACCCGGTATCTAAATAGGAACACCTTTAGAGATTCGATATTTacgagaaaagaaatgaaacaacTCCGATCGACTCGCAAGGATCTCTCTCGACCCATCCGTAGTATTCCAGAGTGTTCGAAGAGTTCTTTCGGTGTTGTGTCTATCGACGAGTACGAGAAAGAGGTTGTTCGATCCTGGAACGGAGCCTTGAACGTTCCGCGACGTCGACGCCCAATTTAACGGAGCTTCAAGGACAGGCTTGCTCGCGAATCGAGGCGCGAAGAGAGGGCACGCCGAGCGAAACGCGGCTGTGCGTGTACGCGCGGAACGTCGTAAAATTAGTCAGCGCGAAAGAACGGCTCGAATTCAAGCCGTTCCCTCCGCGCATAAAGCGGCGCGGTAATGCTTCTCTTAAACCGTGCCAGATGATGCCCGTGCACCGTACCGTGCTACGACGATTTACCTCTCCGGTCCGCGGTTCGTTCCTCGTAGCGAATTTCCTCGCGCGTGGTTCGAGATACCAGCCGCTCGAGATACGCGCGCGGTTTCCGAACCAACGACAAACGAAATTCGAAACATCGCGCCGCTCCGTGGGTGAACGAAACGCGATTCACTGGACTACTCCCTCTTTCACTGGAAATCCGGTGTAAATCCGGCGCGTAAGATCGTCCAGATTACGCGCGAACATCCGCGTAAAAAACGTTCCACCGTGGCGGAGCACGAAACACTTGTCGAACACGCGTAGGACGACGCGATAAATTTCCAGCGGGCCCGTCTCCGCTCCGAAACGCGTTCGCGCCTAACGGACTCGGCCCGGCGATACTCCGGTACCTGTAAACAGAGAGCTAAGCGAACTCGAAACGCTACCTACCGCCTCTGAAATCGGTACAGTGCGCGCGGTGGACACACGCTGGAAATCGATACACATTTTTTACGTTTTAATCGAGTAACGACGCGCGTTTTTCAACCGAGAAAGACGAATTGCACCGGGAGCGTGTGGATCGGGATCCACGAGTCGTTTGCACGAGTATCCGTGATCTTCGATCGTGTCGCGATACCGATCGCGAGTCGGTATTAATCGGAGAAGGGAACGATTTTATCCGAATAAAAAGtcacgaatcgaagaaacacacGGTGATTTATTCGCGATGGTTTTTCAAGATCGAGTACTCCGATTCCCGTGTGTAGGAATCGGTACGATCGGTAACGGTCTCGAGCGGACTAACGGAACGAaccaagaggaaaaaaaaaggaaacagagTGCACAGTCGATCTATTTACACGATAAATATTCTAGACTCGTGAATTGTTTCGCTCTAATTTCTGATCCATCGAGGCGCAAATTTTATCCGTCTTCTGTACGAAtcttatttctattttaacGATACGCGCGCACAGGCGTTCACGTCGTAGAAATTGGACGATTTACGAATCGAGGTTCGCGAGTCTATTTGATAGGGGTTGCGTTACGATTCTTTGCTCGCTAATTTCCATCGTTATCGACGATACGACTGcttcgaacgataattgtaaaacGCGTTGTTGCACAAACTGTCGTATGACACGCTTCGAACGACGGTACTTTGTCGCGACACGACTCGCGGGACACCGTGGAATAAACCGTCGCGTTTATCGTCCCTATTAGTTCCCCCTATCGACTTCGATATTCCGTTAACGTCGAAACTGGGCGAACAACGGCCGTTATTAGAGAATTTCTTACGTACCGTTTGAAGTTTCGGTCGGGGACTTTCATCGAGCTTTTAACGCACGAGCATACGGCCCACGCTTTCCGGAACGACTCTCAACCTGTTTGCGAGCAACATTGTCGTCCGTGATCGTTCTCGTTCCAGCGTGAGAGAGAAAACGCTAGACGAAAATGCAGACGGAACGACGACCGATAAAACCGGGAGACCCGTTATTATCGTTCGTTACCGTGACGTTTATTATTTGCTTTTCATTTGCCTCGATGCGTGGCCAGCCGTAGCAGACCGATTGTCCAGACTCTGGAACGAACGATCTCTCGTTTCGAACCGTTTCGCCTCCGCGAGACGACTGGAAATATCGCGAACTTTTCGTCGGGGCCCCCGTTCGGGCCTTACGGTGCCGTGGCGAACCGCTCTTCCCGCCAAATTACgagaatatcgtaaaatgtcACGGGAGTCTCTCCGCGCAATTACAGTTTCTCTCTTGGGACGAGTCGGCCGCGTTGCGTAAAgctcggcttctttcttttttcttattttatcttttttctttctttttcactcgTCGACTCGGCCCCGAATATCGCGGCGACCATGAGAGAGACGATCGTGTACATGGAAATTCTTGGCAAATTGTGACCCTCTGTTCCAACGTTTTAATCGTTTAATACGCGTTGGAACGCGAGCCGCGTTCTCGACGTGGACGTGGCCACGATGTTGGACGAAACGATCCTCGACGACGGTtaatctattatttatttttttctttccaacgaATCCAAGCTTTTCAACCGTTAATCATTTTCCAATATTTACTCGTAAGCAACAACAATTACTCTGATGAAATGATCCTCGACGCCGGCTggtctattatttatttcttttctttccaacGAATCCAAGTTTTTCAACTGTTAATCATTTTCCAATATTTAGTCGCAAGTAACAACAGTTTCTCCGATGAAATGATTCTCGACGCCGGCTgatctattatttatttatttatttccaacgGATCAAAGTTTTTCAACcgataattattttccaatatttattcGCAGGTAACGTCCATTTCTCTTGAAAAATTCCACAATGGCGCGAAACTGGAAAAGAGACTCCGAAATTGGTTCCAGTCTTCAAATTCGAAAAAACTCGGTTCGAAAAATTGTCTCGTCGCTTCGACAGAGCAAACAACGATAGAAAATctcttgggttgttcggaaagtgatttcgtttttttggtgaaaatggaacacgattttttcagagtgtataaacattttatcaaattacatattctccatttttgaaaacgaaatgactttcccaatGATCCGACACAATGGATATTTGGAGGAACAAAAATTGCACACTCGTTGGAAACTTAATGGAACTTGTACAACAAGCCGATAATTGGAGAAGTACTCGCGCTCGTCTCACGAATGTTAACGCCGGTCGATGGTGCTGTGTtcgtaaataaacaaaaaagaaggaaggaaggaaggaaggaaggaacgcTTCGAAGAACTTTCTACTTCGTAATGGATAACGCACGGAAAGAAACGATTCGTTAGGGTGCCACGGATACGTGGACAGGAGAAGGTTTCTTCCCCGTTGAAGAACTGGTAAACAAATTAGGTAGATCGTGGGCTAGAGACGATGGTAAATCATGCTTCGACGTTAAGAGGCCGGTATTCGTCCTCGTGGACGGGCGCGTCGGTTGCGTGAGAGAGTTGCCTCGGGctgcattctcgaaacgaaaatgcGTTTCGCCATGGGAGTGCTCGCGGAGTTCCCATAACGAACCTTCGGGGCCCTCGTGGTCCAATCTGGACCGCCGTGGATCGGGCGATCGTTTGGGAATTACACGCAAAGAGTGTCGGCGCGTTGCGAAATGCGTTTCGGAGTTAAACCGTACACGCGAAATCGTCCCTGCGGCTCGAGGAAAAAACATCACGGAGCTGGTATTGCGCGAGACGAAACCCAAAATCGTAAATAGCGAAACGGTGGTTAACGACGAGCCCCGATGGGGATGGGACCGCGTGGAAAACAATATCCAGAcggtcgaaataaaaattccaagacCGCGAATAAATGAAAACGATAGCCGAAACTATACGATGCAATTTAACGATCGACGTAATGCACtccgtcgaaatcgagaaaataaacTCCGACTCGGGAATTAAAATACTAACGATCCAGAAATTACCTGGAGTGAGACCGTACCTCGAAAGTCTTCCGATAAAGTTTGCAAAGACTTCCGTTTTCGTATCGAATGTACTGGtatatttttccattgtaaaaaaaaaatattacgacacttgaactttgaacaaccgtaaatgTACGACCGAGTCGATAGATCTGCGCGAAACCTTACacacgttcgtcaaacagtagaaccatctttagaaaaattaacctaatagttccatttcttatcgaacgaaacaacttattgaacaatctgttACTCGGTTGATGTTCCTCcgaaagtatttttttaacGGTTCCACGTGACACGAGCAGGTGTCCTAATTGTCCCGGAGGGGAGAATCCCGCTCGACGAAAGGTTATTGCAACGATTCGTAGTGGTGAGAAAATTGGTTAAATTGGTCGCAAGTTTCCGGATGATTCCCGGATCCTAAGCTCGCGCGGCTGGATTCCGAGTGAGCAATTTTCCCAGGTCAGGAAACGAGcgcggagagaaaaagaaattaggTCGTCGAGGATGATCGTGTAACCGGGACAAGACGCAGGGATCTCGTgcatgcgtgcatgcgtgcgtgcatacgtgcgtgcgtgcgtgcgtgcgtgcgtgcggtgCACCGCGAGGTGCATTTCGCGTCGTGGaaatacgaaacaatttttctgcGGGGCCCGGTGCCTCGAGAGGCTGCTTTACGAGCGACATAAATCACGGCCGTGCACGTGAGTGTGAGTGGGCGGAACCGCACGGTACCACAACCGTACACCATAAATTTGATACATGTTCATTGTGGTGGCTGGGTCGCTGAACAGCCGGGGTATTCCTCGCGATCGGTGGCCCGCGAGAAGGACTTTCTACCCACCGATGAAAGTCACGAAAATTCGAGATCGTCTGAAAACGAGGTGTCTCTCCGGTTATTCATTTTCCTTCTTTACTTTctttactttctttctttctttttaattgttCCATCTCGCACGGAATCGTCCATACGCGCGAACGTCTTTATCGCCGTGAAAGCAACGCGCAGCGAATATCTCCGATTAACCGCGAAGATTTAAAGACTTTCTAGATGCCACGTAACCCGAACTGTCGGCGGTAAATATAGAATTATACGGGATTCGGTAATGCACCTTCGTGGAAGTTTCTCGGGGGAGATCACTGCTTTTATCACGGGAAAG is a genomic window containing:
- the LOC143143489 gene encoding uncharacterized protein LOC143143489, translated to MMYDRYQLRTNVSRESRSLGSWKAFGNDRMVTSISLEKFHNGAKLEKRLRNWFQSSNSKKLGSKNCLVASTEQTTIENLLGCSESDFVFLVKMEHDFFRVYKHFIKLHILHF